The following proteins are co-located in the Sulfurospirillum deleyianum DSM 6946 genome:
- a CDS encoding lytic transglycosylase domain-containing protein, with product MVLRLFMLLCLPLFMWAAPKHYGENIWVKVGQIYGIEPSLLYSIAKVESDLDRYVVAFSANKMTQKQARELEQFLKQKGIESKRHTQVIAIKSKNRYEASHVVHFLYTRNYPRFDMGIMQINSIHKPMLDRANISLYDLFDPKVNIQVGAYILATCFAKHKNNKDAINAYNGKIKDNPYSAKVFKEFKKLYSSYQKDRNKLAYKDPS from the coding sequence ATGGTACTTCGTCTTTTTATGTTACTTTGTTTACCTTTGTTCATGTGGGCAGCCCCCAAGCATTATGGGGAAAATATTTGGGTAAAAGTAGGACAAATTTACGGTATTGAACCGAGTCTTTTGTATTCGATTGCAAAAGTTGAGAGTGATTTAGACCGTTACGTAGTGGCTTTTAGTGCCAATAAAATGACGCAAAAACAAGCGAGAGAGTTAGAACAATTTTTAAAACAAAAAGGCATTGAGAGCAAACGACACACCCAAGTCATTGCGATTAAAAGTAAAAACAGATACGAAGCCAGTCACGTCGTACATTTTCTCTACACCCGTAACTATCCTCGTTTTGATATGGGCATTATGCAAATCAACTCCATTCACAAACCCATGCTCGATAGAGCCAACATCTCTTTATATGACCTTTTTGACCCCAAAGTAAATATTCAAGTGGGTGCGTACATTTTGGCGACTTGTTTTGCTAAACATAAAAATAACAAAGATGCCATCAATGCTTACAATGGCAAAATCAAAGATAATCCCTACTCTGCGAAGGTCTTTAAGGAGTTTAAAAAACTTTACAGCTCTTATCAAAAAGATAGAAACAAACTCGCTTACAAAGACCCATCATAA
- a CDS encoding response regulator transcription factor: MKVLVLEDNDRLAKVIKNVLDKEGYNVDLFYDGEKALDALNRGYHCFILDINVPSLDGLSILETIRLYHKEIPVIIMSSNHDLEKIQSSYEIGCDDYLKKPFFIYELVQKVKKLCHKPSQTLVLWTGYSYDYVNHRLFAPDNEEIKLAKKESLFLDLFIKDRHRVVTFSELEEYVWEGEETSILNMRALVKRLRKKLPEGSIEMIKEVGYRLGEL; encoded by the coding sequence ATGAAAGTTTTAGTTCTTGAAGACAATGACCGTTTGGCAAAAGTGATTAAAAATGTTTTGGATAAAGAAGGGTACAACGTTGATCTCTTTTACGATGGCGAAAAGGCATTGGATGCACTGAATCGTGGTTATCACTGTTTTATCTTGGATATCAATGTTCCCTCGCTCGATGGACTCTCCATTTTGGAGACGATTCGTTTGTACCATAAAGAGATTCCTGTGATTATTATGAGTTCCAATCACGATTTGGAAAAGATACAGAGCTCTTATGAGATAGGGTGTGATGACTATCTGAAAAAGCCTTTTTTTATCTATGAGTTGGTTCAAAAAGTGAAAAAACTGTGTCATAAGCCTTCGCAAACGCTGGTATTGTGGACGGGGTATAGCTATGATTATGTCAATCACCGTCTTTTTGCTCCCGATAATGAGGAGATAAAACTAGCGAAAAAAGAGTCTCTCTTTTTAGATTTGTTCATTAAGGACAGACACCGTGTTGTTACCTTTAGTGAGCTAGAAGAGTATGTGTGGGAAGGCGAAGAGACCAGTATCTTAAATATGCGAGCTCTTGTAAAACGGTTGCGTAAAAAATTGCCTGAGGGTTCTATTGAAATGATTAAAGAGGTGGGGTATCGCTTAGGTGAGTTATGA
- a CDS encoding sensor histidine kinase, whose product MKKLLFFLTLFVLCYAHPLCAKEDKKILIINSYHKGFQWSDDVLKGMEDVFYDHPEITINILYMDSKRINSKEYYEKLRELYKLQLKNQKHDLIVAVDKFAYDFLIEYYHELFTDEPILFTGLEQFDVKQIHAKGLDDRIYGVMEKRAIGETIPLMAKMIPHLKKITIINDASANGDDSEPFIREAMQEFHDRLEIEYIRESTLEELEHRFATPKKEEAIFYIRFYNDRYGNLYKNNQIANMIHKSALPVFITDTLFIGKGAFGGKLVPIQRLGMKTGEMIVNVLENKIHPLHVETFDEYWYQFDLQKIKQFDIYPNPTVPEFELINAPETFFDRHRKLIDAVFLISPFLFFLILGLFHNIYMRIRSEKELRAVELQKNKHQQFIIQQSKLAEIGEVFSSIAHQWKNPLVEIATIAQDHFYSCLNENDEKNNQFVHDIMVQVRYMTDTINSFQAFIMPSTTKTVFDVNDAIETMLKIINHTIKYNYIDVKVDISHATNLMVLGYKNEFMQTLLNIVNNSKDQIIQQREEKKIKRGMIAIVVYNHAQKVIIEICDNAGGIPEEKLPHLFDAYFTTKKQGHGIGLYMSKLIIEDKMGGKISASNKNDGACFIITLGNVT is encoded by the coding sequence ATGAAAAAGCTTCTCTTTTTTTTAACCCTTTTTGTTCTATGTTATGCTCATCCTCTGTGTGCAAAAGAGGATAAAAAAATCCTCATCATCAACTCCTATCATAAAGGCTTTCAGTGGAGTGATGACGTTTTAAAAGGGATGGAAGATGTTTTTTACGACCACCCTGAAATTACTATCAATATTTTATATATGGATTCAAAGCGGATTAACTCTAAGGAGTATTATGAAAAACTGCGAGAACTCTATAAACTTCAACTAAAAAATCAAAAACATGACCTGATTGTGGCTGTCGATAAATTTGCCTATGATTTTTTAATTGAGTATTATCATGAGCTTTTCACCGATGAGCCGATTTTATTTACAGGTTTAGAGCAATTTGATGTCAAGCAGATACATGCCAAAGGCTTAGATGACCGCATTTATGGAGTAATGGAAAAAAGAGCCATTGGCGAGACGATTCCTTTGATGGCGAAGATGATTCCTCATCTTAAAAAAATTACGATTATTAACGATGCCAGTGCCAATGGTGATGATAGTGAGCCCTTTATTCGTGAGGCGATGCAAGAGTTCCATGATCGGCTTGAAATCGAATACATCCGTGAATCGACTCTTGAAGAGCTTGAACATCGTTTTGCGACCCCTAAGAAAGAAGAAGCGATTTTTTACATTCGTTTTTACAATGACCGCTATGGCAATCTCTATAAAAATAATCAAATTGCAAATATGATTCACAAAAGCGCTTTGCCTGTTTTTATTACCGATACACTGTTTATTGGCAAAGGTGCATTTGGTGGTAAGTTAGTCCCTATTCAGCGTTTGGGTATGAAAACAGGAGAGATGATTGTAAATGTTTTAGAGAATAAAATTCACCCGTTACATGTAGAGACGTTTGATGAATATTGGTACCAGTTTGATCTTCAAAAAATTAAACAATTCGATATTTATCCTAATCCTACGGTGCCAGAGTTTGAGCTGATTAATGCGCCTGAAACTTTTTTTGATCGCCATCGTAAGCTCATCGATGCCGTTTTTCTTATCTCTCCGTTTCTGTTTTTTTTGATTTTAGGGCTTTTTCACAATATCTACATGCGTATTCGCTCTGAAAAAGAGTTGCGTGCGGTGGAACTTCAAAAAAACAAACACCAACAGTTTATCATTCAACAGTCTAAATTGGCGGAAATTGGGGAAGTTTTTTCTTCGATTGCCCATCAATGGAAAAATCCTTTAGTGGAGATTGCGACGATTGCACAAGATCACTTTTACAGTTGTCTGAATGAAAATGACGAAAAAAATAATCAATTTGTCCATGATATTATGGTTCAAGTACGCTACATGACAGATACGATTAATAGTTTTCAAGCGTTTATTATGCCCTCAACGACCAAAACGGTTTTTGATGTCAACGATGCTATTGAAACCATGCTAAAAATCATTAATCATACGATTAAGTACAATTATATTGATGTCAAGGTAGATATTAGTCATGCGACCAATCTTATGGTTTTAGGCTATAAAAACGAGTTTATGCAAACCCTTTTAAACATTGTCAATAACTCCAAAGATCAGATTATTCAGCAACGAGAAGAGAAGAAGATAAAACGAGGGATGATTGCTATTGTAGTGTATAATCATGCGCAAAAGGTCATTATTGAGATTTGCGATAACGCAGGAGGGATTCCAGAAGAGAAACTGCCACATCTCTTTGATGCTTATTTTACAACGAAAAAGCAAGGACATGGCATTGGGCTTTATATGAGTAAGCTCATTATTGAAGATAAAATGGGCGGAAAAATAAGCGCATCGAACAAAAATGATGGTGCGTGTTTTATTATTACACTAGGAAATGTAACATGA
- a CDS encoding IS4 family transposase: protein MNLQEQILSAINTTLKNPIYQTLQLLNIKSILHRANFVKKREGVAPYLVVLHFVYMLVMNKKISSFMHQSNESFKKDTYYRLLQNSSYNWRKLLSLSTLKIIKLLHKVQDASSIKVFIMDDTVEGKTGKYIEGSRDGLWSNKEKRTIRGINVVSLNYSDGYSNFMIDFAMSMGNYARVKVEEFSTELDIRCNAYKRRMEIMEGKSKIALAMVKRAVHSGIYADYLLVDSWYSKPAFIQEMNDLGLKVISRIANNTKIWNFNDKEKTLNAMYEKHKKLKNAKVGTYGKKIRFSYFSTVVEHKNAGKLKIVFIKTTDNLIPIVSTDLELNDEEIIEIYKRRWDIEQGYKELREYFGFGQEENRIYEALIARMTLSFFAYNIVSYINRISHEPKTIGGLFKDLECELYTLSIAMQAFIEIMDKIAQIDEIVKNNKDFTSIIATLRSATQELLGFRCER from the coding sequence ATGAATCTTCAAGAACAGATCCTATCGGCCATAAATACAACGCTTAAAAACCCCATATATCAAACACTGCAACTCTTAAACATCAAGAGTATTTTACACCGTGCTAACTTTGTAAAGAAAAGAGAAGGCGTAGCCCCCTATCTTGTTGTATTACACTTTGTCTATATGTTGGTGATGAATAAAAAGATATCTTCGTTTATGCACCAAAGCAATGAGAGTTTTAAAAAAGACACCTACTACAGACTTTTGCAAAATAGTAGCTACAACTGGAGAAAACTTCTCTCTTTAAGCACTTTAAAAATCATCAAGCTTTTGCATAAAGTCCAAGATGCTTCGTCAATAAAAGTCTTTATTATGGATGATACGGTTGAGGGTAAAACAGGTAAATATATAGAGGGGAGTCGTGATGGACTTTGGAGCAATAAAGAGAAGCGAACCATTAGAGGGATCAATGTTGTTTCTTTGAATTATAGTGATGGTTATTCAAATTTTATGATAGATTTTGCAATGAGCATGGGAAACTATGCCCGCGTTAAAGTTGAAGAGTTTAGTACAGAACTCGATATCCGTTGCAACGCTTACAAACGAAGAATGGAGATTATGGAGGGTAAGTCTAAGATAGCATTGGCTATGGTAAAAAGAGCTGTACACAGTGGTATATACGCTGATTACTTGCTGGTTGACAGTTGGTACTCTAAACCAGCCTTTATCCAAGAGATGAACGATTTGGGTCTAAAGGTCATTTCAAGAATTGCTAACAACACTAAGATTTGGAACTTTAATGACAAAGAAAAAACACTGAATGCCATGTATGAAAAACACAAAAAGCTTAAAAATGCCAAAGTGGGAACATATGGCAAGAAGATTCGCTTTAGCTATTTTTCAACCGTTGTTGAACATAAAAATGCAGGGAAACTCAAAATTGTTTTTATTAAAACCACCGACAATCTCATCCCTATTGTCTCCACCGATTTAGAACTCAATGATGAAGAGATTATTGAGATTTATAAACGACGATGGGATATAGAACAAGGCTATAAAGAGCTCAGAGAATACTTTGGGTTTGGACAAGAAGAAAATAGAATCTATGAAGCACTGATTGCTAGAATGACACTTTCATTCTTTGCTTACAATATTGTCAGCTACATCAATAGAATCAGCCATGAGCCAAAAACCATTGGTGGATTATTTAAAGATTTGGAGTGTGAACTCTACACGCTTTCTATTGCTATGCAAGCGTTTATTGAAATAATGGACAAAATAGCACAAATTGATGAGATTGTAAAGAACAATAAGGATTTTACCAGTATAATTGCTACACTACGAAGTGCAACTCAAGAATTGCTGGGATTTAGGTGCGAAAGATGA
- a CDS encoding type II asparaginase, with product MVALIGASSLMAKPTIAILATGGTIAGAGTSELKSSYSAGAVTVDKLLAAVPAINEMATVKGEQISSIGSQEMTNQVWLKLSKRVNELLANPDIDGVVITHGTDTVEETSYFLDLTVKSKKPVVFVAAMRSSTSMSADGPMNLYNAVKVVTNKETAGKGVVVVMNDEIHSAREVTKVNTTSVNAFASPNSGKIGTVYYGNVEYYMQPTRKHTLNSEFDVSKLEDLPRVDIVYGHPNDTDVMVKAAVSAGAKAIVHAGMGNGNPFPLTQEALGEAVKKGVVVARSSRVGGGSTTLEGEVDDAKYGFIATNTLNPQKARVLLMLGLTKTNDKKALQKMFLEY from the coding sequence ATGGTCGCCCTTATTGGCGCTTCTTCGTTGATGGCAAAACCTACCATCGCTATTTTAGCCACAGGTGGTACTATCGCAGGAGCTGGAACGTCTGAACTTAAAAGTTCTTATTCTGCAGGTGCTGTGACAGTAGATAAATTACTCGCTGCTGTTCCTGCTATCAATGAGATGGCAACCGTTAAAGGTGAGCAGATTTCAAGCATTGGTTCACAAGAGATGACCAATCAAGTCTGGTTAAAACTCTCAAAAAGAGTCAATGAACTTTTAGCCAATCCAGATATTGATGGTGTCGTCATTACTCATGGTACGGATACCGTTGAGGAGACCTCTTACTTCCTTGATTTAACTGTAAAAAGTAAAAAACCTGTTGTTTTTGTTGCGGCTATGCGCTCAAGCACCTCTATGAGTGCGGATGGTCCGATGAACCTTTACAATGCGGTTAAAGTTGTCACAAACAAAGAGACAGCAGGAAAAGGTGTTGTGGTTGTGATGAACGATGAAATTCACAGTGCAAGAGAAGTGACCAAAGTGAACACCACTTCAGTCAATGCGTTTGCGTCACCTAACAGTGGTAAAATTGGTACGGTTTATTATGGTAATGTTGAATACTACATGCAACCAACCCGTAAACATACCCTTAACTCTGAATTTGATGTGAGTAAACTTGAAGATTTACCTCGTGTTGATATCGTGTATGGTCATCCAAATGACACCGATGTGATGGTAAAAGCAGCCGTGAGCGCAGGTGCTAAAGCGATTGTTCATGCAGGTATGGGTAATGGAAATCCTTTCCCTCTTACACAAGAAGCATTGGGTGAAGCCGTTAAAAAAGGTGTGGTTGTAGCTAGAAGTAGCCGTGTTGGTGGTGGTAGTACAACGCTTGAGGGCGAAGTAGACGATGCTAAATATGGCTTTATCGCAACCAATACTCTTAACCCACAAAAAGCACGTGTTCTTTTAATGTTAGGTTTAACCAAAACCAACGATAAAAAAGCACTACAAAAGATGTTTTTAGAGTATTAA
- a CDS encoding anaerobic C4-dicarboxylate transporter encodes MLWLEVIVVLAAIFFGARLGSIAIGYAGGLGVLVLALGMGLKLGSIPIDVILIIMSVIAAIAAMQVAGGLDYMVSIAEKILRKNPKQITFLAPVVTYVMTFFAGTGHTAFSTLPVIAEVAKEQGIRPSRPLSIAVVASQIAITASPISAAVVFLSGALEKHGVGYLDLLAVCIPSSFLACMCAAFVANFLGKELKDDEIYQERLAKGLVKTRGTTQLEVKPGAKLSVFIFLLTILSVVIYATMISDKVGLIKNPVVGRDAAIMLFMLTGATFITFFTKIDSAQILNSGTFKSGMSACICVLGVAWLGDTFVANHISEIKAFAGDLLNVYPWMLAVVLFFASMLLYSQAATAKALMPSALLLGVSPLTIVASFAAVSALFVLPTYPTLIAAVEMDDTGSTRIGKFVFNHPFLIPGVVAISLSVAFAFVIGGMIL; translated from the coding sequence ATGTTATGGTTAGAGGTCATTGTTGTTCTTGCTGCCATCTTTTTTGGAGCAAGACTCGGTAGCATTGCTATCGGTTATGCGGGAGGACTAGGTGTTTTAGTATTAGCACTTGGTATGGGTTTAAAGTTAGGTTCGATTCCTATTGATGTTATCTTGATTATTATGTCTGTTATCGCAGCGATTGCCGCAATGCAAGTGGCAGGTGGACTTGATTATATGGTCAGTATTGCTGAGAAAATTCTTCGCAAAAATCCTAAACAAATCACGTTTTTAGCCCCTGTTGTTACTTATGTTATGACATTTTTTGCTGGAACAGGTCATACAGCGTTTTCAACCCTGCCTGTTATTGCAGAAGTAGCAAAAGAGCAAGGTATTCGTCCATCACGTCCTTTAAGTATCGCGGTTGTTGCGTCTCAAATCGCCATCACTGCTTCTCCAATTTCAGCAGCGGTTGTCTTTTTAAGTGGTGCTTTAGAGAAACACGGTGTGGGTTATTTGGATTTACTTGCGGTATGTATTCCTTCATCTTTTCTTGCATGTATGTGTGCAGCGTTTGTTGCTAACTTTTTGGGCAAAGAGTTAAAAGATGATGAAATTTATCAAGAAAGATTGGCAAAAGGTTTGGTAAAAACCAGAGGCACTACACAACTTGAAGTAAAACCTGGTGCAAAACTTTCTGTTTTTATTTTCCTTTTAACTATTCTATCTGTTGTTATCTATGCAACCATGATTAGTGATAAAGTAGGTTTGATTAAAAACCCTGTGGTTGGTCGTGATGCTGCGATTATGCTTTTCATGTTGACAGGTGCAACGTTTATCACATTCTTTACAAAAATTGATTCTGCGCAAATTCTTAACTCTGGTACTTTTAAATCAGGTATGAGTGCATGTATCTGTGTTTTAGGTGTTGCGTGGTTAGGTGATACTTTTGTCGCAAATCACATTAGCGAAATCAAAGCGTTTGCGGGTGACTTGCTTAACGTTTATCCATGGATGTTAGCGGTCGTTCTTTTCTTTGCTAGTATGCTTCTTTACTCTCAAGCCGCAACCGCTAAAGCGTTGATGCCAAGTGCTTTATTGCTCGGTGTTTCACCTTTAACCATCGTTGCTTCGTTTGCAGCGGTCAGCGCATTGTTTGTTCTTCCAACGTATCCAACATTGATTGCAGCGGTAGAGATGGACGATACAGGCTCAACAAGAATTGGTAAATTTGTATTTAACCATCCATTCCTTATCCCTGGTGTTGTTGCCATTTCTCTTTCTGTCGCATTCGCATTTGTGATTGGTGGAATGATTTTATAA
- the istB gene encoding IS21-like element helper ATPase IstB produces the protein MALNTHIETLCKELQLSTVNDVHHEMANRAAKEGWKYGEYLYEILKLEANNRAVRSRATLTKMAGFPTIKTLEQFDFNFTVGVNRRQIEELSTLEFIKRNENIILLGHSGVGKTHLAIALAYQAVQKRIKARFITVADLILQMSNAKKEKRYDSFIRQAIMAPALLVIDEIGYFPMSKEDAHHFFQVISKRYERGATIVTSNLVFSQWSGIFANDKVVTTAILDRLLHHSHIINILGDSFRLKEKKDEGIVDSDLYKFKAKNSVKGEEITQGA, from the coding sequence ATGGCATTAAATACACATATCGAAACGTTATGCAAAGAGCTTCAACTCTCAACCGTTAATGACGTTCATCATGAAATGGCTAATCGTGCCGCAAAAGAGGGTTGGAAATATGGTGAATATCTTTATGAGATACTCAAACTCGAAGCAAACAATAGAGCTGTACGCTCTCGTGCTACTTTGACAAAAATGGCAGGATTTCCAACCATTAAAACACTTGAACAGTTTGATTTTAATTTCACAGTTGGTGTAAATAGAAGACAAATTGAGGAGCTCTCAACATTAGAGTTTATCAAGCGAAATGAAAATATCATCCTTCTTGGACACTCTGGTGTTGGGAAAACCCATCTGGCTATTGCACTGGCGTATCAAGCTGTTCAAAAACGTATTAAAGCAAGATTTATCACAGTAGCTGATCTTATTTTGCAGATGAGTAACGCAAAAAAAGAGAAACGCTATGATTCATTTATACGTCAAGCCATTATGGCACCAGCGTTATTAGTCATTGATGAGATTGGCTATTTCCCAATGAGCAAAGAAGATGCTCATCATTTCTTTCAAGTGATCTCTAAACGCTATGAACGTGGTGCAACTATCGTTACATCCAATCTCGTCTTTAGTCAGTGGAGTGGCATCTTTGCCAATGATAAAGTGGTAACGACTGCCATTTTAGATAGATTATTACATCACTCCCATATTATCAATATTCTAGGAGATTCATTTCGTTTAAAAGAGAAAAAAGATGAGGGAATCGTAGATTCAGATTTGTATAAGTTTAAAGCTAAAAATTCGGTGAAAGGAGAAGAAATAACGCAAGGTGCTTAA
- a CDS encoding Fic family protein yields the protein MKRWIWQYENYPNFTYQLEKLEHLLQKISMEQGYLLAFTQTMSQDTILQRQCDALLNETLSTSAIEGEILNRDSVKASIAKKFGLRECDDKKIIDSTDNLVSILIDANTNYDKALTLERLFGWHNALFPKGYSGLRKIHTASFRGEETMQIVGGHIGREIVYYEAPPRDRLKQEMQRFLEWFNREKPSLIKACIAHLWFVIIHPFDDGNGRITRAITDLVLSNIENSKISRLYSMSSTINENKKAYYTALENTTGYVHKDENPLDITLWCEWFLNTLYQALLDAKGKLNHIVFKTKFWDKHREQPLNARQIKVLNFILDIGIENFKGNLSKKKYMSITGTTSTTASRDIAELIEFGCIKQMEGTAGRNVSYIVTL from the coding sequence ATGAAACGATGGATTTGGCAATATGAAAATTATCCAAATTTTACCTATCAACTTGAAAAGCTAGAGCATTTACTTCAAAAAATATCAATGGAACAAGGCTACCTCTTAGCTTTTACACAGACCATGAGCCAAGATACCATTCTTCAACGACAGTGCGATGCTTTGCTCAATGAAACACTGAGCACGTCTGCGATTGAAGGAGAAATACTCAATCGTGATAGTGTTAAAGCCTCTATTGCTAAGAAATTTGGATTAAGAGAGTGTGATGATAAAAAGATTATTGATTCGACGGATAACTTAGTTTCAATCCTCATTGATGCCAATACCAACTATGATAAAGCATTAACCCTAGAGAGACTCTTTGGCTGGCATAACGCACTTTTCCCTAAAGGGTACAGCGGTTTACGTAAAATCCATACTGCCTCTTTTAGAGGTGAAGAGACGATGCAAATTGTAGGTGGGCATATTGGAAGGGAAATTGTCTATTATGAAGCCCCACCTCGTGATAGACTAAAGCAAGAGATGCAACGTTTTTTAGAGTGGTTTAATCGTGAAAAACCGAGCCTTATTAAAGCGTGTATTGCTCATCTTTGGTTTGTTATCATTCACCCTTTTGATGATGGCAATGGAAGGATTACACGAGCTATCACCGATTTAGTTCTCTCCAATATTGAAAACTCCAAAATATCACGGCTGTACTCCATGTCAAGTACCATTAATGAGAATAAAAAAGCTTACTATACGGCTCTTGAAAATACAACGGGTTATGTTCACAAAGATGAAAACCCCTTAGATATTACTCTCTGGTGTGAATGGTTTTTAAATACCCTCTATCAAGCACTCCTTGATGCCAAAGGCAAGCTCAATCACATTGTTTTTAAAACAAAGTTTTGGGATAAACATAGAGAACAACCACTTAATGCTAGGCAAATTAAGGTGCTGAACTTTATTTTAGATATTGGTATAGAGAATTTCAAAGGGAATTTGAGTAAGAAAAAATACATGAGTATCACAGGCACTACTTCGACAACAGCATCAAGGGATATTGCAGAATTGATAGAATTTGGGTGTATAAAACAGATGGAGGGAACGGCTGGGAGAAATGTGAGTTATATAGTTACGTTATAG
- the istA gene encoding IS21 family transposase — MLKKGDVKMIHKMLKDGLSKSAIARKLDINRDTVAKYAKLPEGYIPVIKREPVETTVDPYLPNIARMLEEAHALGISIPNTSIYDEIQKLGYRGSLRWMKDIMLRYELRQKVKNEEPLVRFETNKAQQMQVDWVEFPKDNLSAFVATMGYSRASYVEYVMDEKVDTLIKCHMNAFSYFGGVPHEALYDNMKTVISKRNAYGYGKHKFNEQFRDFAQKHCGMALKVCKPYRAQTKGKVERFNHYFRYSFHNMFKVRLSLMGYKMTLENANAAVIDWLDFTANARIHQTTLHRPFDLLAEEQLQLLPLPKTYHGIHPLKATTKSVTQDSQTSNRITIHIPTRDLQSYDQFIPMLAYIVLPAYTLGGILWH, encoded by the coding sequence ATGCTTAAAAAAGGTGATGTAAAAATGATTCATAAGATGCTCAAAGATGGTCTGAGTAAGAGTGCTATTGCACGTAAACTTGACATTAACAGAGATACCGTTGCGAAGTATGCGAAGCTGCCAGAGGGTTATATTCCTGTTATAAAAAGAGAACCTGTAGAGACAACGGTTGATCCGTATCTGCCCAATATAGCAAGAATGCTAGAAGAGGCACACGCATTAGGTATTTCTATCCCCAATACATCCATATATGATGAGATTCAGAAACTTGGTTATCGAGGAAGTCTTCGGTGGATGAAAGATATTATGCTTCGTTATGAGCTTCGTCAGAAAGTAAAAAACGAAGAACCACTTGTCAGATTTGAGACAAACAAGGCTCAACAGATGCAAGTGGATTGGGTTGAATTTCCCAAAGATAATTTATCTGCATTTGTTGCAACTATGGGATACTCTAGAGCATCTTATGTGGAATATGTGATGGATGAGAAAGTAGACACTCTCATAAAATGCCACATGAACGCCTTTAGTTATTTTGGTGGTGTGCCACATGAGGCACTCTATGATAATATGAAGACGGTTATTTCCAAACGCAATGCTTATGGATATGGTAAGCATAAATTCAATGAACAATTCCGCGACTTTGCCCAAAAACATTGTGGTATGGCTTTAAAAGTTTGTAAACCTTATCGTGCACAAACCAAGGGAAAAGTAGAGAGATTTAATCACTATTTCCGATACAGTTTTCACAATATGTTTAAAGTGAGACTTTCCCTGATGGGCTATAAGATGACATTAGAAAATGCCAATGCGGCAGTCATAGATTGGTTAGATTTTACAGCAAATGCGAGAATACATCAAACAACACTCCACAGACCGTTTGATCTGTTAGCAGAAGAGCAATTGCAGTTGCTTCCTCTGCCTAAGACTTATCATGGGATACACCCGCTCAAAGCCACCACTAAAAGTGTAACACAAGATAGCCAAACATCCAATAGAATAACTATTCACATTCCCACTCGTGATCTTCAAAGTTACGATCAATTTATACCTATGTTAGCGTATATAGTTTTACCTGCCTATACGCTAGGAGGTATATTATGGCATTAA